In Paracoccus aerodenitrificans, the following are encoded in one genomic region:
- a CDS encoding CaiB/BaiF CoA transferase family protein — translation MTGPLSGLTVLDLTTVIAGPYATQMLGDMGAEIIKIEGPAGDIMRAPGPARSAGMGAAFLNCNRNKENLCLDLKKPADLARLAELLSEADVFVHNMRMKAARRLRLDPETLADRYPRLVYCAITGFGQDGPYRDRPAYDDIIQAASGWASLAADADEAPSYAPTIVADKTAGLHAVSAITAALFHRERTGEGQAIEVPMFEAMVSFLAIEHLAGQSFVPSKGPCGYSRLLTPWRRPYRAADGYIAVMPYTASHWSAFFQASDRADWAADPALADDAERAASIGQLYERLADCLKSRTVGEWVSLLDQLQIPCSPVNRLDDLPGDEHVRATGLFLPVDHPTEGEMITVRPPVRFSRTPCSIRTLAPAQKGVC, via the coding sequence ATGACCGGCCCTCTTTCCGGACTCACGGTCCTAGATCTGACCACAGTAATCGCAGGTCCCTATGCAACGCAGATGCTGGGCGACATGGGGGCTGAAATCATCAAAATCGAAGGACCTGCAGGCGACATCATGCGGGCTCCCGGTCCTGCGCGTTCGGCTGGAATGGGGGCAGCATTCCTGAACTGTAACCGGAACAAGGAAAACCTTTGCCTCGACCTTAAAAAGCCCGCCGATTTGGCACGTCTTGCTGAACTTCTCTCCGAGGCCGATGTCTTTGTTCATAACATGCGGATGAAAGCCGCCCGTCGACTAAGGCTTGACCCTGAAACATTGGCTGATCGATATCCCCGGCTCGTTTATTGTGCGATCACGGGTTTCGGTCAAGATGGCCCCTATCGTGATCGGCCAGCTTATGACGATATCATTCAGGCAGCGTCAGGCTGGGCTTCTCTGGCAGCAGATGCGGACGAAGCGCCGAGCTATGCTCCCACTATCGTCGCGGATAAGACCGCAGGGCTGCATGCCGTTTCGGCTATCACCGCGGCATTGTTCCACCGCGAGCGGACAGGTGAGGGACAGGCAATCGAGGTGCCGATGTTTGAGGCGATGGTTTCGTTTCTGGCAATCGAGCATCTTGCCGGCCAAAGTTTTGTACCCTCCAAAGGTCCATGCGGATATAGTCGGCTTCTGACCCCATGGCGCCGACCTTATCGTGCGGCCGACGGCTATATTGCCGTCATGCCCTATACCGCGTCGCACTGGAGCGCTTTCTTCCAAGCCTCGGATAGAGCAGATTGGGCAGCAGATCCTGCTTTGGCAGATGATGCAGAGCGAGCCGCATCTATCGGGCAGCTTTACGAAAGGTTGGCAGATTGCTTGAAAAGTCGAACGGTAGGGGAGTGGGTGAGTCTGCTTGATCAACTGCAGATCCCCTGTTCACCAGTCAACCGGCTCGATGACCTTCCAGGCGATGAACATGTTCGGGCAACAGGACTTTTCTTGCCGGTGGACCATCCGACCGAAGGCGAAATGATCACAGTGCGCCCGCCAGTCCGGTTCTCGCGCACTCCTTGCTCGATCAGGACCCTGGCGCCAGCGCAAAAAGGAGTTTGCTGA
- a CDS encoding ABC transporter ATP-binding protein: MTATVPVLSTRGLGKDFAGFTAVKNVDLDVHHARIHALIGPNGAGKTTVFNLLTKFLKPTRGKITLKGQDITQTPPDRVARMGMVRSFQISAVFSHLTVHENVKVALQRPARLATQFWKPLSALDRLNARADELIDQLGLSSYHDHRAADLSYGRKRVLEIATTLALEPKILLLDEPMAGMGQEDVQMVANIIRDVAKSRAVLMVEHNLNVVADICHHVTVLQRGEIIASGDYATVSANPRVRTAYMGTEE; encoded by the coding sequence ATGACGGCTACCGTTCCGGTTCTTTCCACCCGAGGCCTCGGCAAGGATTTTGCAGGGTTTACAGCGGTAAAAAATGTCGATCTGGACGTGCATCATGCGCGCATTCATGCGCTAATCGGTCCGAATGGCGCAGGAAAGACCACTGTTTTCAACTTGCTGACCAAGTTCCTGAAACCGACTCGGGGTAAGATCACGCTGAAGGGGCAGGATATCACGCAGACACCGCCTGATAGGGTCGCGCGCATGGGAATGGTGAGATCCTTCCAAATTTCTGCCGTGTTCTCACATCTAACAGTGCACGAGAATGTTAAGGTTGCGTTGCAGCGCCCAGCTCGCCTTGCAACTCAATTCTGGAAACCGCTCTCTGCGCTTGACCGATTGAATGCGCGGGCAGATGAATTGATCGACCAGCTTGGTCTGAGCTCCTATCATGACCATCGCGCCGCCGATCTTTCTTATGGCCGCAAACGTGTACTTGAGATTGCGACGACATTAGCACTGGAACCAAAGATTCTGCTGCTGGACGAGCCCATGGCGGGAATGGGTCAAGAAGATGTGCAGATGGTCGCAAACATCATCCGTGATGTTGCAAAGAGTCGTGCTGTCTTGATGGTCGAGCATAATCTGAACGTGGTCGCCGATATCTGTCACCACGTTACTGTACTGCAGCGCGGTGAGATCATCGCGTCCGGCGATTACGCTACAGTCTCTGCAAATCCCCGCGTCCGCACCGCTTATATGGGAACCGAAGAATGA
- a CDS encoding ABC transporter ATP-binding protein, whose translation MTALLLETAGLQAWYGESHVLHGVDMHVDEGETVCILGRNGMGKTTMLRSIMGIVRKRRGQITFAGKDMMLEPVHKVARTGLGFVPEERGIFATLSVDENLMLPPKVADGGMSVAEIYDLFPNLQERRNSPGTKLSGGEQQMLAMARILRTGARCLLLDEPTEGLAPVIINAIGDVLRKLKQRGMTVVLVEQNFRFAAKVTDRFYLMDHGTMTNEFPVSDLPNRMELLHGELGV comes from the coding sequence ATGACTGCCCTACTTCTGGAAACAGCCGGCCTACAGGCATGGTATGGAGAGAGCCATGTGCTGCACGGTGTCGACATGCATGTCGACGAAGGCGAGACGGTTTGCATTCTGGGCCGCAACGGCATGGGAAAGACCACAATGCTGCGCTCAATTATGGGCATTGTTCGTAAACGCAGAGGCCAAATCACGTTCGCGGGAAAAGACATGATGTTGGAGCCTGTGCACAAGGTCGCCCGCACTGGGCTGGGCTTTGTTCCAGAGGAACGTGGTATCTTCGCCACGCTCTCTGTAGATGAGAACCTCATGCTGCCGCCCAAGGTTGCCGATGGCGGCATGTCGGTCGCCGAGATCTACGATCTTTTCCCGAATTTGCAGGAACGCCGGAACAGCCCCGGCACCAAGTTATCGGGCGGTGAGCAGCAAATGCTGGCCATGGCTCGGATCCTGCGAACGGGTGCGCGTTGTCTTTTACTGGATGAACCGACTGAGGGCCTTGCCCCGGTTATTATCAACGCCATAGGCGACGTACTGCGAAAACTGAAACAACGCGGTATGACTGTGGTGCTGGTTGAGCAGAACTTCCGCTTCGCCGCCAAAGTAACGGACCGATTTTACCTGATGGATCACGGCACTATGACCAACGAGTTCCCGGTGTCCGACCTGCCAAACCGGATGGAACTGTTGCACGGAGAGCTAGGGGTGTAA
- a CDS encoding branched-chain amino acid ABC transporter permease, with translation MTMIFGIPVVVLMGQLLVGLINGSFYALLSLGLAVIFGLLRVINFAHGALYMLGAFTALLLLTVGGVNYWLALILSPLIVGMFGAVIERTMLSRLYKLDHLYGLLFTFGLALAIEGTFRYFYGASGMPYAAPGALSGAVDLGFMLLPVYRGWVVIVSLIVCLGVWLLIEKTKFGAYLRAATENPVLVQSFGVNVPLLLTLTYALGSGLAAFAGVLAAPVYQVNPLMGSNLIIIVFAVVVVGGMGSILGAIVTGYMLGVVEGFTKVFYPEASNTVIFVIMTIVLILRPAGLFGKDV, from the coding sequence ATGACGATGATATTTGGTATTCCTGTTGTCGTGCTGATGGGACAGCTTCTGGTCGGCCTGATCAACGGATCGTTCTACGCGCTGCTGTCGCTTGGCCTTGCTGTCATTTTTGGCCTGCTGCGGGTAATCAATTTCGCCCACGGCGCACTATATATGCTGGGTGCCTTCACGGCATTGCTGCTGCTGACCGTGGGCGGCGTAAACTATTGGTTGGCACTGATCTTGTCACCGCTGATTGTCGGCATGTTTGGAGCGGTCATCGAGCGAACCATGCTCTCGCGCCTTTACAAGCTTGACCATCTCTACGGCTTGCTTTTCACTTTCGGTCTCGCGCTCGCCATTGAGGGCACCTTCCGCTACTTTTACGGAGCTTCGGGGATGCCCTATGCAGCACCCGGCGCACTGTCTGGTGCGGTCGACTTGGGTTTCATGTTGCTGCCTGTTTATCGCGGCTGGGTTGTCATAGTCTCGCTGATCGTTTGCTTGGGCGTGTGGCTCCTCATTGAAAAGACGAAGTTTGGCGCATATCTGCGCGCCGCTACCGAGAACCCGGTTTTAGTTCAAAGCTTTGGTGTCAACGTACCACTTCTGCTGACTCTCACCTATGCGCTCGGCTCGGGGCTGGCGGCTTTCGCAGGAGTTCTGGCGGCGCCAGTTTATCAGGTCAATCCGCTGATGGGATCAAACCTGATCATCATCGTCTTTGCAGTGGTCGTCGTGGGTGGCATGGGGTCAATTCTAGGTGCTATCGTAACCGGCTACATGTTGGGCGTAGTCGAGGGCTTCACAAAGGTCTTTTATCCCGAGGCATCCAATACCGTAATCTTCGTCATCATGACGATTGTCCTGATTCTCCGGCCTGCGGGCCTCTTCGGAAAGGATGTCTGA
- a CDS encoding branched-chain amino acid ABC transporter permease → MAGKSQPIQAEHIVVHSKAGQLQLMLLTLIAVALLLAPQFLYPIFVMKLLAFGLFAAAFNLLLGFTGLLSFGHATFFGGAAYFTAHAVKVWGWSPEAGISLGVAGAAGLGLVMGAIAIRRQGIYFAMITLALSQMFFFFCLQANFTHGEDGIQSVPRGQLFGVFDLSDTMTMYYFVLAIFVLGLLIVWRFVNSPFGMILKSIRENEQRAISLGYSVSRYKLGAFVMSAALTGLAGSVKALIFQFATLTDVTWQMSGEVILMTLLGGIGTLAGPVVGAGLVVTLQNYLATSDFPVTIITGVVFMICVLVFRRGLVGELSASKLGRKLGFRSES, encoded by the coding sequence ATGGCCGGAAAATCCCAGCCTATCCAAGCCGAACATATCGTCGTCCACTCCAAGGCCGGACAGCTTCAACTTATGTTGCTGACCCTGATTGCGGTCGCTCTGTTACTTGCGCCGCAGTTTCTGTATCCAATCTTCGTGATGAAGTTATTAGCGTTCGGCCTCTTCGCCGCAGCTTTCAATCTGCTTCTGGGTTTTACTGGTCTTCTATCCTTTGGTCATGCCACATTCTTCGGCGGAGCGGCCTACTTTACCGCTCATGCCGTAAAGGTCTGGGGCTGGTCGCCGGAGGCAGGAATTTCCTTGGGAGTCGCGGGTGCGGCAGGACTTGGCCTGGTGATGGGTGCAATAGCTATCCGTCGCCAAGGTATATATTTTGCCATGATCACTTTGGCTTTGTCGCAGATGTTTTTCTTCTTCTGTCTGCAGGCAAATTTCACCCATGGTGAAGACGGAATCCAGTCCGTGCCGCGCGGTCAACTGTTCGGCGTCTTTGACCTGTCCGATACGATGACCATGTACTATTTTGTATTGGCTATCTTCGTCCTTGGTCTGCTGATCGTCTGGCGGTTCGTGAACTCACCCTTCGGCATGATCCTGAAGTCAATCCGCGAAAACGAGCAGCGTGCAATCTCGCTGGGCTACTCAGTCAGTCGCTACAAGTTGGGGGCCTTTGTTATGTCAGCAGCTCTTACTGGGCTTGCAGGGAGTGTAAAAGCACTAATTTTCCAATTCGCAACCCTTACCGACGTGACTTGGCAAATGTCTGGAGAGGTGATCCTGATGACTCTTTTGGGGGGTATCGGTACGTTGGCCGGGCCAGTGGTCGGAGCGGGGCTAGTGGTGACTCTGCAAAACTACCTTGCAACTTCAGACTTTCCGGTAACTATCATCACTGGCGTCGTTTTCATGATTTGCGTGCTGGTTTTCAGACGCGGCCTGGTTGGCGAACTTTCCGCCAGCAAGCTGGGTCGCAAGCTTGGCTTTCGCTCTGAATCATAA